In one Thermaerobacter sp. PB12/4term genomic region, the following are encoded:
- a CDS encoding efflux RND transporter periplasmic adaptor subunit, with protein sequence MPRSGRQPQKRRGPGRPRLTALLVAGTLFLAACGGGEGGKEAAGSGASLETVVPVEVVTAVEGTVAEPVELAGRVRARSEVAVRPQAAGAITAVHVRVGDRVKVGQLLVELDPTVARAQVDQAEAALAAARAAARQAAQAREAQILQADAELRQAELAREGARVQLDGARQRLATLQAQWQALGCAAGSGPAATAAGGGLAGTGSSGWAGGAPQAGGTGTGGPGAGGEGGCESLAASLAEAQAAVRQAEFNLQAAQVRLDAARRARDLARQGDPAAAARAQVEQAEAALALARHQLDLTRVTAPVAGVVAAIHAQVGALASPQAVDPLVVLVDPGPAQVEVQVPAGLYGAVEVGGTVEVTAGSTAWQGRVSEKTLVADPRTGTYTVTVELLAQDGRAWPVSGQPATLRFTPRGGARGVVIPVDALQEGDEPGQGVVFVVEGDRAARREVRYGAVTSRQALVLEGLRPGDRVITRGPAGLAGGERVRIVEEGGPR encoded by the coding sequence GTGCCCCGGTCGGGGCGGCAGCCCCAGAAGCGGAGAGGGCCGGGGCGGCCCCGCCTGACCGCCCTGCTGGTGGCTGGGACCCTGTTCCTGGCGGCCTGCGGCGGCGGGGAAGGGGGCAAGGAGGCGGCGGGCAGCGGCGCCAGCCTGGAGACCGTGGTGCCGGTGGAGGTGGTCACGGCGGTTGAGGGCACGGTCGCAGAGCCGGTGGAACTGGCCGGCCGGGTCCGGGCCCGTTCCGAGGTCGCCGTGCGGCCCCAGGCGGCCGGTGCCATCACCGCCGTCCACGTGAGGGTGGGCGACCGGGTCAAGGTCGGCCAGTTGCTGGTCGAACTCGATCCCACCGTGGCTCGGGCTCAGGTCGATCAGGCGGAGGCGGCCCTGGCGGCCGCCCGGGCCGCCGCCCGGCAGGCCGCCCAGGCCCGGGAGGCCCAGATCCTGCAGGCCGACGCCGAGCTGCGCCAGGCGGAGCTGGCAAGGGAAGGGGCCCGGGTCCAGCTGGACGGTGCCCGGCAGAGGCTGGCAACCTTGCAGGCCCAGTGGCAGGCCCTGGGGTGTGCGGCCGGCAGCGGCCCGGCGGCCACGGCGGCCGGCGGCGGGCTGGCCGGCACCGGCAGCTCCGGTTGGGCCGGCGGCGCCCCGCAGGCCGGCGGCACCGGGACGGGCGGACCCGGAGCCGGTGGGGAAGGGGGCTGCGAGTCGCTGGCCGCTTCCCTGGCGGAGGCCCAGGCTGCGGTGCGCCAGGCGGAGTTCAACCTGCAGGCGGCCCAGGTGCGCCTCGATGCGGCCCGGCGTGCCCGGGACCTGGCGCGGCAAGGGGATCCGGCAGCGGCCGCCCGGGCCCAGGTGGAGCAGGCCGAGGCGGCGCTGGCCCTGGCGCGCCACCAGCTCGATCTGACCCGGGTGACCGCCCCGGTGGCCGGGGTGGTGGCGGCGATCCATGCCCAGGTGGGTGCCCTGGCGTCGCCCCAGGCGGTGGATCCCCTGGTGGTGCTGGTGGACCCGGGACCCGCGCAGGTCGAAGTGCAGGTGCCGGCCGGTTTGTACGGCGCCGTGGAGGTGGGCGGCACCGTGGAGGTGACGGCCGGGTCGACCGCCTGGCAGGGCCGGGTGAGCGAAAAGACCCTGGTGGCCGACCCGCGCACCGGAACCTACACCGTGACCGTGGAGCTCCTGGCCCAGGACGGGCGCGCATGGCCCGTTTCGGGGCAGCCGGCCACCCTGCGGTTCACGCCTCGGGGTGGAGCGCGGGGCGTGGTAATCCCCGTGGACGCCCTTCAGGAGGGGGACGAGCCGGGCCAGGGCGTGGTCTTCGTGGTCGAGGGCGATCGCGCTGCCCGCCGGGAAGTGCGATACGGCGCCGTCACCTCCCGGCAGGCCCTGGTCCTGGAGGGGCTGCGGCCGGGGGACCGGGTGATCACCCGGGGGCCGGCGGGCCTGGCCGGTGGCGAGCGGGTCCGGATCGTGGAAGAGGGCGGTCCGCGGTGA
- a CDS encoding TetR/AcrR family transcriptional regulator, translating into MNLRQAQREAVRQALIREGMRLLARQGFAATTVDQIASAAGVAKGTFYNYFATKEDLALAALPPRLEALRRELEAAGAMPLRAALHHLLSRLVEWTQQVHPDVIWLWCIENLRRGADEPASRLLHRLVTDLCARGQAWGELQDSRPPEELALDIEGIALARLAAWYHSGAPPGLLPHLLAAVDTYLAGAGLREEPAGRAGGSLPAAGPGPVPAPPPPDPNRQGPQPSSEGSEGTQAKGKESGGP; encoded by the coding sequence GTGAACCTGCGCCAGGCCCAGCGAGAGGCGGTGCGCCAGGCCCTCATCCGGGAAGGGATGCGCCTTCTGGCGCGCCAGGGCTTCGCTGCCACCACGGTGGACCAGATCGCCAGCGCCGCCGGCGTCGCCAAGGGCACGTTCTACAACTACTTCGCCACCAAGGAAGACCTGGCCCTGGCGGCTCTGCCGCCCCGCCTGGAAGCGCTGCGCCGCGAGCTGGAGGCCGCGGGCGCGATGCCGCTGCGCGCCGCCCTGCACCACCTGCTGTCCAGGCTGGTGGAGTGGACGCAACAGGTCCACCCGGACGTGATCTGGCTTTGGTGCATCGAGAACCTGCGCCGCGGGGCGGACGAGCCGGCATCGCGCTTGCTCCACCGCCTGGTCACCGACCTCTGTGCCCGCGGCCAGGCGTGGGGCGAGCTTCAAGACTCCCGCCCGCCGGAAGAACTGGCCCTGGACATTGAGGGCATCGCCCTGGCCCGCCTGGCCGCCTGGTACCACAGCGGGGCGCCGCCGGGACTGCTGCCCCACCTGCTGGCCGCCGTCGACACCTACCTGGCGGGAGCCGGCCTCAGGGAGGAGCCGGCCGGCCGGGCGGGCGGATCATTGCCCGCTGCCGGCCCGGGTCCGGTTCCGGCACCCCCACCGCCGGACCCGAACCGCCAGGGTCCGCAGCCGTCCTCTGAAGGCTCAGAAGGTACGCAGGCCAAGGGAAAGGAGAGCGGAGGGCCGTGA